From a single Desulforegula conservatrix Mb1Pa genomic region:
- a CDS encoding carbon-nitrogen family hydrolase yields MKNGKIIKAGVAQWDIRLGDLTHNIEKAEQFIESLCSDGADLCVLPEMWSSGFDYRNLDKHAEKTPVILDGLKEMSVSLGITICGSLPEKRDGRIFNSMFVVDSGEVKTSYSKIHLFTPTGEDRSFSAGEGAVICQTKHGILGLIICYDLRFPELCRALTLAGAGIIVCSAQWPGARIHHWNTLLAARAIENQVFIVASNRCGKDSSIIYGGSSRIISPYGRVIGECHEGEESVVADIDPEELVRFRKMMPCLEHIKPGAYNI; encoded by the coding sequence ATGAAGAACGGCAAAATTATAAAAGCCGGGGTTGCCCAGTGGGATATCAGGCTGGGCGATCTGACCCATAATATTGAAAAGGCAGAGCAGTTTATTGAGTCTCTATGTTCAGATGGCGCTGATCTATGCGTATTGCCAGAGATGTGGTCTTCCGGGTTTGATTACAGGAATCTTGACAAGCATGCTGAAAAGACTCCTGTAATACTTGATGGATTGAAGGAAATGTCAGTATCTTTGGGCATCACGATTTGCGGAAGCCTCCCTGAAAAAAGGGATGGCAGGATATTCAACTCCATGTTTGTCGTTGATTCAGGCGAAGTAAAAACTTCTTACAGCAAAATACACCTGTTTACACCAACAGGAGAAGACAGGAGTTTTTCAGCTGGAGAAGGTGCGGTAATATGCCAGACCAAGCATGGGATTCTTGGACTTATAATATGCTATGATCTGAGGTTTCCTGAGCTTTGCAGGGCCTTAACACTCGCAGGAGCAGGGATAATAGTATGCAGTGCCCAGTGGCCAGGAGCAAGAATCCATCACTGGAATACGCTGCTGGCGGCAAGGGCCATAGAAAATCAGGTTTTTATTGTAGCCTCAAACAGATGCGGTAAGGATTCTTCTATCATTTATGGAGGATCTTCAAGAATAATAAGCCCTTACGGGAGAGTGATCGGAGAATGCCATGAAGGCGAGGAGTCTGTGGTCGCAGATATTGATCCTGAAGAGCTGGTAAGATTCAGAAAAATGATGCCATGTCTTGAGCATATAAAGCCAGGGGCATACAATATATGA
- the pgeF gene encoding peptidoglycan editing factor PgeF: MKNSSFIRKDIFGVPVLKSEILESFKDLSHGFSTRRGGESPAPYDSLNIGIAVGDLEENVKKNRNLISGISCSERSVYLTQVHGSEILVIKNDSSIPDPDTVKADGVITDCKDLALVIQTADCQAALLYDPVKKVAGAVHSGWRGNVFDILGRTVRKMAEVFDSDPSDIRASIGPSLGPCCAEFINFRTELPEALWAYGDEKCFFDFWEISRAQLQKAGLQADRISVSGLCTKCDKDSFFSYRGSKITGRMAGFICINN; encoded by the coding sequence ATGAAAAATTCGAGCTTCATAAGAAAGGATATTTTTGGAGTTCCTGTACTGAAATCTGAAATACTAGAATCTTTTAAAGACCTGTCCCATGGATTTTCAACACGCAGAGGAGGGGAGAGTCCAGCTCCTTATGACAGCCTTAATATTGGAATCGCTGTTGGTGATTTAGAGGAAAATGTCAAAAAAAATAGAAATCTGATATCAGGAATATCCTGTTCAGAAAGATCTGTGTATCTTACTCAGGTACATGGTTCTGAAATTCTGGTAATTAAAAATGACAGCTCAATTCCAGACCCCGATACAGTTAAGGCGGACGGTGTGATCACTGACTGCAAAGATTTGGCTCTCGTAATCCAGACCGCTGACTGTCAGGCCGCTCTCCTTTATGACCCTGTGAAAAAGGTGGCTGGAGCGGTTCATTCTGGCTGGAGAGGCAATGTTTTTGATATCCTTGGCAGAACAGTAAGGAAAATGGCCGAGGTTTTTGATTCTGATCCGTCGGATATAAGAGCCTCCATCGGGCCTTCTCTTGGCCCGTGCTGCGCTGAATTCATTAATTTCAGAACCGAACTTCCGGAAGCGCTATGGGCATATGGAGATGAAAAGTGCTTTTTTGATTTTTGGGAAATAAGCAGGGCGCAGCTTCAGAAAGCAGGATTGCAGGCTGACCGGATTTCTGTATCAGGTCTTTGTACAAAATGTGATAAGGATTCATTCTTTTCTTACAGGGGATCAAAAATCACAGGAAGAATGGCTGGTTTTATATGTATTAACAATTAA
- the selD gene encoding selenide, water dikinase SelD produces MTREEKGLRLTQSVSASGUAAKIDPKVLDQILKGIPKKKDPRLVVGFDSADDAGVFLLSDEIALVQTLDFLTPLVDDPFAFGQIAAANSLSDVYAMGGRPLTAMNIVCFPVNLFSVEVLRETLAGGLSKIEEAGAVLAGGHSVEDNEFKYGLSVTGSVNPLKILRNSGAREGDLLILTKAIGTGVLSTAIKAGVASSGDANNLVRTASELNRAASEIMLKHDVGACTDVTGFGLAGHAREIAAGSGLGMMIASSSVPLLPGVLEYAGMGLLPGGCHRTMDFCSNYLSIDKMIPRNLSDLMFDPQTSGGLLFTIREKAALFCVDEMKSEGIEAAIIGQMTGSNQAGIISVF; encoded by the coding sequence ATGACAAGGGAAGAAAAGGGGCTGCGCCTTACCCAATCGGTCAGTGCATCCGGCTGAGCGGCAAAAATAGATCCAAAGGTTTTGGATCAGATATTGAAAGGCATTCCAAAGAAAAAAGACCCAAGACTTGTTGTTGGTTTTGACTCGGCTGACGATGCCGGCGTTTTTCTGCTTTCTGATGAAATCGCGCTGGTTCAGACCCTGGATTTTTTAACACCGCTTGTGGACGACCCGTTTGCATTTGGCCAGATTGCGGCTGCAAATTCATTGAGCGACGTATACGCAATGGGCGGCAGGCCTCTCACTGCAATGAACATAGTCTGCTTTCCTGTCAATCTGTTTTCTGTGGAAGTTCTCAGGGAAACCCTTGCCGGTGGGCTTTCAAAGATAGAAGAGGCCGGCGCTGTTCTTGCCGGTGGTCACAGCGTTGAGGATAACGAATTCAAATACGGGCTGTCTGTAACAGGATCTGTGAATCCCTTAAAAATACTCAGGAATTCAGGCGCCAGGGAAGGTGATCTTCTTATATTGACAAAAGCCATAGGAACCGGCGTGCTTTCCACCGCCATAAAAGCTGGTGTCGCATCCTCCGGGGATGCTAATAATCTTGTGCGTACTGCATCTGAATTGAACCGGGCCGCGTCGGAGATAATGCTTAAGCATGATGTCGGCGCATGTACGGATGTGACAGGCTTCGGTCTTGCCGGTCATGCAAGGGAGATCGCTGCGGGATCAGGACTCGGGATGATGATTGCTTCTTCCTCTGTGCCCCTTTTGCCCGGAGTTCTTGAATATGCTGGCATGGGGCTTTTGCCCGGAGGTTGCCACAGAACCATGGATTTTTGCAGCAATTATCTGAGCATAGACAAGATGATTCCAAGAAATCTGTCTGATCTTATGTTTGATCCCCAGACATCAGGCGGACTGCTTTTTACGATCAGGGAAAAAGCAGCCTTGTTTTGTGTAGATGAAATGAAAAGCGAAGGTATCGAGGCTGCGATAATTGGCCAGATGACCGGTTCCAATCAGGCAGGAATCATTTCTGTTTTTTGA
- a CDS encoding AtpZ/AtpI family protein has product MKRETLRQVRELAYYSSLGLSVSLSIFIGLFFGIWLDGKIGTTPWFTLIFLGFGIAAGFRNIALAIRKNREK; this is encoded by the coding sequence ATGAAAAGAGAAACCCTTAGGCAGGTCAGGGAACTGGCTTATTATAGCAGTCTCGGTCTGTCTGTGTCTTTGTCGATTTTTATCGGCCTTTTTTTCGGAATCTGGCTTGATGGTAAGATCGGTACTACGCCTTGGTTTACATTGATTTTTCTGGGGTTTGGTATCGCTGCCGGATTCAGAAATATTGCGCTGGCTATCAGGAAGAATAGGGAAAAGTAA
- a CDS encoding ATP synthase subunit I: MQPQERIVRFVSRSNWVLFAFFVLVSFFCASKGFAFGVLSGGAIVTVNFHMLARTLQKAFQPPFIASYQSVIAKYYLRFLVSGIIIFILLGLKLVHPLGLIIGLSVVAASFMLATLLEIKKLIFKEAV, from the coding sequence ATGCAGCCACAGGAACGAATTGTCAGATTTGTCAGTCGGTCAAACTGGGTGCTCTTCGCTTTTTTTGTACTTGTCTCTTTTTTTTGTGCTTCAAAGGGTTTTGCTTTTGGGGTTTTGAGCGGGGGAGCCATCGTCACCGTGAATTTTCACATGCTGGCAAGAACCCTTCAAAAGGCCTTTCAGCCTCCCTTTATTGCATCCTATCAGTCAGTGATTGCCAAGTATTATTTGAGATTTCTGGTTAGCGGAATAATTATTTTTATCCTGCTTGGCCTTAAACTCGTACATCCGCTGGGACTTATTATTGGATTATCAGTGGTGGCCGCAAGCTTCATGCTAGCTACCCTGCTTGAGATTAAGAAACTAATTTTCAAGGAGGCTGTTTAG
- the atpB gene encoding F0F1 ATP synthase subunit A: protein MEHPFLFFVKLFEVVGLGGFAHKYPHVVYSWVVMAFLIIMGFLATRKISMVPGKLQNVFEMLISGIEDFMIDVAGEEGRWFFPIVGTIFIYIFVSNLVGLIPGFFPPTADLNTTFSCAIVVFVVTHYIGIKYHGVHYVHHFTGPVWWMIPIIMPIEIIGHCARVLSLSFRLFGNMCGHELVLGILFMLAGFFLAPLPIMALGIFVALVQAFVFFLLSVMYFSGSMEHAH, encoded by the coding sequence GTGGAACATCCATTTTTATTTTTCGTCAAGCTTTTTGAGGTAGTCGGATTAGGAGGCTTCGCCCATAAATATCCTCATGTGGTTTATTCATGGGTAGTTATGGCGTTTCTGATCATCATGGGATTTCTTGCAACAAGAAAGATCTCCATGGTGCCGGGAAAACTCCAGAATGTTTTTGAAATGTTAATTTCAGGCATCGAAGATTTCATGATCGATGTGGCAGGAGAAGAGGGGCGCTGGTTTTTCCCCATAGTTGGTACGATTTTCATTTATATATTCGTATCTAACTTGGTTGGTCTGATTCCAGGATTTTTCCCGCCGACTGCTGATCTTAACACCACGTTTTCATGCGCCATCGTGGTTTTTGTAGTTACTCATTACATAGGTATCAAGTACCATGGTGTTCATTACGTTCATCATTTTACAGGTCCTGTGTGGTGGATGATTCCGATCATAATGCCGATAGAAATTATTGGCCATTGTGCTCGCGTTCTTTCACTCTCCTTCCGTCTTTTCGGAAACATGTGCGGTCATGAACTGGTTCTCGGGATACTCTTCATGCTTGCAGGGTTTTTTCTTGCGCCGCTGCCAATCATGGCTCTCGGGATTTTTGTCGCCCTTGTTCAGGCATTCGTTTTCTTCCTGCTGTCAGTGATGTATTTCTCCGGATCAATGGAGCATGCACACTAA
- the atpE gene encoding ATP synthase F0 subunit C: MEANALQFFIACVTAAGFGLAIAASMCGIAQGLGLKSAVEGIARNPEASGKVTVTLLIGLAMIESLCIYALVVALILIYAHPQAAAIAKLLAK; encoded by the coding sequence ATGGAAGCAAATGCACTTCAATTCTTCATCGCATGCGTTACAGCAGCTGGTTTTGGTCTTGCAATCGCAGCATCAATGTGTGGTATAGCTCAGGGTCTTGGCCTTAAGAGCGCAGTAGAAGGTATCGCAAGAAACCCAGAAGCATCTGGTAAGGTTACTGTTACACTTCTTATCGGTCTTGCGATGATCGAATCTCTTTGTATTTATGCTCTTGTTGTTGCTCTTATTCTTATTTATGCACATCCTCAGGCAGCAGCAATCGCTAAGCTTCTTGCTAAGTAA